In Oncorhynchus mykiss isolate Arlee chromosome 1, USDA_OmykA_1.1, whole genome shotgun sequence, the following proteins share a genomic window:
- the habp2 gene encoding hyaluronan-binding protein 2, producing the protein MNSKPLFFCLFLVLLILPVQLRKQEKHGKHPKPEKHSKKPERKYRRHEDILKDPFFEIVDEPGEDDSDDPDWLYELQEPDGQCNPNPCLNDGVCEEKGKRRFKCDCPKPFKGKKCQKGPKRCKRGTCGRGECVLTSKPPFYACKCKQPFLPPDCKSLAVCQPNPCKNGGLCVKDGMDFDCLCPEGFSGRFCNVGPDDCYKLKDDGESYRGNVSETDYGEECLYWNSHFILEKGSDPFNDFEDDDGLGPHNFCRNPDGDTQPWCFIRRGRVLLWDHCGVRECAKPTAMVTTDAGPKPTTGPKPTTTTTTTIKPTTRPKTTTTTTTTTPKAEPTPAKPSAGPEKPTAPKPSGAPRQTTASPTSDKQFTTCGKPQPKKAITRIYGGLKAVPGAQPWQLSLQVRPKGSSQAYRHICGAVLIDSCWALTAGHCIDPKDQMQVVAGSLTLGKDVPIGQTITVEKATRHENYKETPTAVYNDIAVLKLKATDGHCARESQFVKAACLPDSLFPDGTECTISGWGATEDSDYGSNHLLDAQVLLISQESCSSSKVYGSAIDNTMFCAGYLQGGVDSCQGDSGGPLTCNKESSHFIYGIVSWGDQCGLKNKPGVYARVSHYLDWIKSKTQAA; encoded by the exons ATGAACTCCAAGCCTCTTTTCTTCTGCCTCTTCCTTGTATTGCTAATTCTACCTGTTCAA TTACGTAAACAAGAGAAGCATGGAAAACATCCGAAACCGGAAAAACACAGCAAAAAGCCTGAAAGAAAGTACAGAAGACACGAGGATATTCTGAAGG ATCCATTCTTTGAGATCGTAGACGAACCAGGTGAGGACGATAGTGATGATCCTGACTGGCTTTATGAACTCCAAGAACCAGATG GCCAATGCAACCCAAACCCTTGCCTCAATGACGGTGTGTGTGAGGAGAAGGGAAAGAGAAGGTTCAAATGTGACTGCCCCAAGCCATTCAAGGGCAAGAAGTGCCAGAAAG GGCCCAAAAGGTGTAAGAGGGGCACATGTGGTCGTGGCGAGTGTGTGTTGACCTCTAAACCACCTTTCTACGCGTGCAAGTGCAAGCAGCCCTTCCTGCCCCCAGACTGCAAATCAC TTGCGGTGTGTCAGCCTAACCCCTGTAAGAATGGAGGCTTGTGCGTCAAGGATGGCATGGACTTTGACTGCCTCTGCCCAGAAGGCTTCAGTGGACGTTTCTGTAATGTTG GCCCAGATGACTGTTACAAGCTCAAGGATGACGGGGAGTCATATCGCGGCAATGTGAGTGAGACAGATTATGGAGAGGAATGTCTCTACTGGAACTCCCATTTCATCCTGGAGAAAGGCTCTGATCCCTTCAATGACTTTGAGGATGACGATGGACTAGGCCCTCATAACTTCTGCAG aaacccAGATGGTGACACTCAGCCATGGTGCTTCATAAGAAGAGGGCGGGTGCTGCTGTGGGATCACTGTGGCGTTAGGGAGTGTGCTAAGCCCACAG CCATGGTCACAACAGATGCTGGTCCTAAGCCTACTACTGGTCCGAAgcccactactacaactactacaactatcaAGCCTACTACTCGTCCCaaaaccactactacaactactactacaacacccAAGGCTGAAccaacaccggccaaaccctcagcGGGTCCAGAGAAACCTACAGCGCCAAAGCCCAGTGGAGCCCCACGACAGACCACAGCTAGCCCCACCTCTGATAAGCAGTTCACCACCTGTGGAAAGCCCCAGCCGAAGAAGGCCATCACCAGGATCTACGGAGGCTTGAAGGCCGTCCCTGGAGCCCAACCCTGGCAGCTGTCCCTGCAGGTCCGACCCAAGGGCTCCAGCCAGGCATACAGGCACATCTGTGGAGCGGTGCTCATCGATAGCTGCTGGGCTCTGACTGCCGGCCACTGCAT TGATCCAAAGGACCAGATGCAGGTGGTGGCTGGGAGTCTGACTCTAGGAAAAGATGTGCCCATTGGGCAGACGATCACAGTGGAGAAAGCTACAAGGCATGAGAATTACAAGGAGACACCCACAGCTGTTTACAATGACATAG CGGTGCTGAAGCTGAAGGCCACAGATGGTCACTGTGCCAGAGAGAGCCAGTTTGTGAAGGCAGCCTGCTTGCCTGATAGCCTATTCCCTGATGGGACTGAGTGCACCATCTCTGGATGGGGCGCTACTGAGGACT CTGACTACGGCTCCAACCACCTACTGGATGCCCAGGTGCTGCTGATCAGCCAGGAGAGCTGCTCAAGCAGCAAAGTCTATGGAAGCGCCATAGACAACACCATGTTTTGTGCCGGTTACCTGCAGGGAGGAGTGGACTCCTGCCAG GGTGACTCTGGAGGGCCACTGACGTGTAACAAGGAGAGCTCCCATTTCATCTACGGTATAGTGAGCTGGGGAGACCAGTGTGGGTTGAAGAACAAGCCTGGGGTCTACGCACGGGTCTCCCATTACCTTGACTGGATCAAGTCAAAGACACAAGCAGCATAG